A portion of the Paenibacillus hamazuiensis genome contains these proteins:
- a CDS encoding sigma-54-dependent Fis family transcriptional regulator, with product MNPYHALDLHNSPMITRSKLEAAWESFNFREDAGFEVRPLIVESWKRCQMQGIQPLQINLPTPVSTEYIQHSMSDNPLIYEQDQILSGMKDLAQDSGHLAVITDANGTILRIDGDVKLRMKAEQMQFVTGSSWAEGHAGTNAIGVALFNRSPVQIFAAEHFCKDVHNWTCSASPIRDPATNQILGVLDLTGPWEVAHPSLLPAVVSAVRAIEERLRYKLEFQRAKVMEFCMNEMYRGRNTMIVALDRGYNVIKASPKIYEQGWIDTNHRLVGCPVGEPHITALERIWEVDREDGKWGFVLRTCLYQGEPIGAIIQVISPNEKSRASVKLSTKYSFASLIGRSPQFLSALSKAQTAARSDLPVLIEGESGTGKELLAQSIHAAGYRATGPFIAVNCGAIPKELAASEFFGYEGGAFTGASKEGRAGKFELAHGGTIFLDEIGELPPDLQALMLRVLEEKEVVRLGGRTPIPVNIRIIAATNRRLYAEVEQGRFRRDLYYRLNVLSQYVPPLRERQGDIVLLLEHFLKKICNEIGRPPVKVDEEAMRVLQEYSWPGNVRELRNVAYRLAAGLTGDVVQTIHLPEEVLESRKETSEVKMDFSKTRSSRKNQEIQLIREVLHELNGNVSEAAARLGIHRSTIYRKLGRDLQD from the coding sequence ATGAATCCGTATCATGCTTTAGACTTACACAATTCGCCGATGATTACAAGGTCAAAACTGGAAGCGGCTTGGGAGAGCTTTAATTTCCGGGAGGATGCCGGCTTTGAAGTTCGGCCTTTGATAGTTGAATCGTGGAAGCGCTGTCAAATGCAAGGGATTCAACCTCTGCAAATAAACTTGCCCACTCCTGTATCCACAGAATATATTCAACATTCCATGTCGGACAATCCATTGATTTATGAACAGGACCAGATTTTATCCGGAATGAAGGATCTGGCCCAAGATTCCGGTCATTTAGCAGTAATAACCGATGCAAATGGAACGATTTTAAGAATTGACGGCGATGTGAAATTAAGAATGAAGGCAGAGCAAATGCAGTTTGTTACCGGCTCCTCTTGGGCGGAAGGTCATGCAGGGACAAATGCAATAGGTGTGGCGCTTTTTAACCGTTCGCCCGTACAGATATTTGCGGCCGAGCACTTTTGCAAAGATGTGCACAATTGGACTTGTTCGGCATCGCCAATTCGAGACCCTGCAACCAATCAGATTTTGGGGGTCCTGGACTTAACGGGACCGTGGGAAGTTGCTCACCCGTCTTTGCTCCCTGCAGTTGTTTCAGCCGTAAGGGCTATAGAAGAGCGACTGCGTTATAAATTGGAATTCCAACGGGCCAAAGTTATGGAATTTTGCATGAACGAGATGTACCGCGGCCGGAACACAATGATCGTCGCACTTGACCGTGGATACAACGTAATCAAAGCATCGCCGAAAATATATGAGCAGGGTTGGATTGATACCAATCATCGTTTGGTTGGCTGTCCGGTCGGAGAACCCCATATAACGGCGTTGGAACGGATTTGGGAAGTCGACAGAGAAGATGGAAAGTGGGGTTTCGTCCTTCGCACCTGTTTATATCAAGGCGAGCCCATCGGAGCAATTATTCAAGTCATATCGCCAAACGAAAAGAGTCGGGCTTCCGTTAAACTTTCAACGAAGTATTCGTTCGCTTCTTTGATCGGACGTTCGCCGCAATTTTTATCCGCTCTTTCCAAAGCGCAAACTGCCGCGAGAAGCGATCTGCCGGTACTGATCGAAGGGGAAAGCGGAACGGGCAAAGAGCTGCTGGCTCAGTCCATACATGCGGCCGGTTATCGGGCGACAGGACCCTTTATTGCCGTTAATTGCGGCGCCATACCGAAGGAGCTTGCCGCCAGCGAATTTTTCGGTTATGAAGGCGGTGCATTTACGGGCGCATCCAAAGAGGGAAGAGCGGGCAAATTCGAACTGGCCCATGGAGGAACTATATTCCTTGATGAAATCGGGGAATTGCCGCCCGATTTGCAAGCTTTGATGCTCCGGGTCCTGGAGGAGAAGGAAGTTGTTCGATTGGGAGGAAGAACACCGATTCCGGTAAATATACGGATCATCGCCGCAACCAATCGTAGATTATACGCTGAAGTTGAACAGGGGAGATTCCGTCGGGATTTGTACTATCGGTTAAATGTACTGTCGCAATACGTTCCCCCGCTGCGGGAAAGGCAGGGTGATATTGTTCTGTTGCTGGAACATTTCTTGAAAAAAATATGCAATGAGATCGGACGTCCGCCCGTTAAGGTGGATGAAGAAGCGATGAGAGTTTTGCAGGAATACTCTTGGCCCGGAAACGTACGCGAGCTGCGGAATGTGGCTTATCGTCTCGCCGCCGGTTTAACGGGAGATGTCGTTCAAACGATTCATTTGCCGGAAGAAGTACTGGAAAGCAGGAAAGAAACGAGTGAAGTCAAAATGGATTTTTCCAAGACGAGAAGCTCCCGTAAAAATCAAGAAATACAACTTATTCGCGAGGTACTGCATGAGTTAAACGGAAACGTATCGGAGGCGGCAGCCAGGTTGGGGATACATCGGAGCACCATTTATCGAAAACTCGGCCGCGATCTGCAGGACTGA
- a CDS encoding Gfo/Idh/MocA family protein, whose amino-acid sequence MTAKRVKWGVLSAENSDREAFRAVFNRTSNAELVHKEYVHFERVINDPDIDAVYIQLPSKHRLEWIRKAAHAGKHILCEKPAALHVQDAAQIMNVCKENGVIFLESFPHLFHPQHEKAKQLIQSGLIGEVKMMRAGYSFPARAREDELDAGILYHVGSDCINSVRYIFESEPVGAVAIGESNPAGMVQTVGVILHYPGHLYAMVDCSSEMTMRNEYEVVGTEGVITLPFAYRPDLNGGDGMIVIQTKQTRTELIVKDDRNVHLIDHISDCILQGAFAEYIGGEYLLKNMKVLDAIMQSLRHGSMMTQVERQTLAEDSWNAECGIAFLLRR is encoded by the coding sequence ATGACTGCAAAAAGAGTGAAATGGGGTGTATTGAGCGCAGAAAATTCAGACCGTGAAGCATTTAGGGCTGTTTTTAACCGCACTTCCAATGCAGAACTGGTTCATAAGGAATATGTTCATTTCGAGCGGGTGATTAACGATCCTGATATCGATGCGGTCTATATTCAGCTGCCAAGCAAACACCGCCTGGAATGGATACGAAAGGCCGCCCACGCCGGGAAACATATATTGTGCGAAAAGCCGGCAGCTTTACACGTACAAGATGCGGCACAAATTATGAATGTTTGTAAGGAGAACGGAGTTATTTTCCTGGAATCGTTCCCTCATCTTTTCCATCCCCAACATGAAAAGGCTAAGCAATTGATTCAAAGCGGCTTGATTGGCGAGGTCAAAATGATGAGAGCCGGTTATTCGTTCCCGGCAAGGGCAAGGGAAGATGAATTGGATGCAGGAATTCTGTACCATGTCGGCTCCGACTGTATAAACTCCGTTCGTTACATTTTTGAGAGCGAGCCTGTAGGTGCCGTCGCCATTGGTGAAAGCAATCCAGCCGGCATGGTACAAACGGTTGGGGTTATTTTGCATTATCCGGGGCATCTTTACGCAATGGTCGATTGCAGCTCGGAAATGACGATGCGAAATGAATATGAAGTCGTTGGTACGGAGGGAGTTATCACACTCCCTTTTGCTTATCGTCCCGATCTGAACGGCGGAGACGGTATGATTGTGATTCAAACAAAGCAAACCAGGACAGAACTCATTGTAAAAGATGATCGGAATGTGCATTTGATTGATCACATTTCCGATTGTATTTTGCAGGGAGCTTTTGCTGAATATATCGGCGGGGAATATTTGTTGAAAAATATGAAGGTTTTGGATGCGATTATGCAATCTTTACGTCATGGCTCTATGATGACGCAAGTGGAACGCCAAACATTAGCGGAAGATAGTTGGAATGCCGAATGCGGCATTGCTTTTTTGCTGAGAAGATGA
- a CDS encoding LysR family transcriptional regulator, translating to MEWQQLEYFQTLAQMQHVTRAAEHLCLSQPALSRSIARLEEELGVPLFDRQGRTIVLNRYGRLFLKRVNRMLMEFHMGKQELHDLVHPEYGEIAFGFLHTLGTGVIPDLLSAFRRQFPTIGFQLTQNHSYSLLEQLNAGELDICLMAQPTESKYPVQWIPLWSEEIFATFPREHPLANAESIGLDEIADEPFIFLKKGYALRSTTDQLFGQYGISPRITFEGEEVATVAGFVAAGLGVSLLPDVGLDKSKIAPVRIKAPKCERVIGIAAIEGRYMPPAAVRFKEFVRGYCDRITKSNLP from the coding sequence ATGGAATGGCAGCAGCTCGAATATTTTCAAACGTTGGCACAGATGCAGCATGTGACGCGCGCCGCCGAGCACCTTTGCCTTTCCCAGCCGGCCCTAAGCCGTTCCATCGCCCGGCTGGAAGAAGAACTGGGAGTTCCGCTGTTTGATCGACAAGGCCGCACCATCGTACTCAACCGATACGGCCGGCTCTTTTTGAAGCGTGTGAATCGGATGCTCATGGAATTTCACATGGGGAAGCAAGAGCTGCATGACCTGGTTCACCCCGAGTATGGGGAGATCGCATTCGGGTTCCTTCATACGCTGGGCACCGGCGTAATCCCTGATTTACTCAGCGCTTTCCGCCGTCAATTCCCGACAATCGGCTTCCAGCTGACCCAAAATCACAGCTATTCGCTTCTGGAACAGCTGAATGCCGGAGAACTGGATATTTGTCTGATGGCTCAGCCGACCGAATCCAAATATCCGGTCCAATGGATTCCTCTTTGGAGCGAGGAGATTTTCGCCACCTTCCCGCGGGAACATCCTCTCGCCAACGCGGAAAGCATCGGATTGGATGAAATAGCTGACGAACCGTTCATCTTTCTGAAGAAAGGATATGCGCTGCGCAGCACCACCGACCAGCTGTTCGGGCAGTATGGAATCAGTCCCAGGATTACTTTTGAAGGAGAAGAAGTCGCCACCGTTGCGGGGTTCGTCGCCGCCGGCCTGGGCGTTTCGCTGCTCCCCGACGTGGGGCTCGATAAAAGCAAAATTGCTCCGGTTCGGATTAAAGCACCGAAGTGCGAACGGGTGATAGGGATAGCGGCGATAGAAGGAAGGTACATGCCACCGGCGGCGGTCCGTTTTAAAGAGTTTGTGAGGGGTTACTGTGACAGGATCACAAAGAGTAATCTGCCGTAA
- a CDS encoding MFS transporter, giving the protein MGYIQQGTSAFRKSNLAFFAAGFNTFAILYSTQPLMPEYTKEFHISPTAASLSLSMTTISLAVSMLLMGSLSEVWGRKPVMIFSMLAASLLSILTALSTTYEELLAFRVILGFALGGLPSIAMAYLGEEMEPDSLGVAMGLYISGNALGAVCGRVVSGILTDIFNWHAAIGTISFISLIASFIFFVSLPKSQNFHPRSLEIGKLLVSLTNHLKDPGMLILFGIGFLILGSNVALFNYIGYVLTAPPYSLSQTLVGWIFIVFLVGTFSSVWAAKLATRHGRQKALTYSLLITLAGVILTLNSHLWIKILGLPIMTFGFFGSHSIASGWVGRRALRDKAQASSLYLFFYYAGSGIGGTMAGGFWTSFGWGGVVGMITGFLLIALAIAFLLAKVAPAGSVQTRNSAVS; this is encoded by the coding sequence ATGGGTTACATCCAGCAAGGCACATCCGCTTTTCGTAAATCCAATCTGGCTTTTTTTGCCGCGGGATTCAATACTTTTGCCATCCTGTACAGCACACAACCGCTTATGCCGGAATATACGAAGGAATTTCATATTTCACCCACAGCGGCCAGTCTGTCACTTTCCATGACCACTATTTCTTTGGCGGTCAGCATGCTGTTGATGGGTTCTTTATCGGAAGTATGGGGCCGCAAGCCGGTCATGATTTTCTCCATGCTCGCCGCTTCCCTCTTGTCCATTCTGACTGCACTCAGCACGACGTATGAAGAGCTGCTTGCATTCCGGGTGATATTGGGCTTCGCATTAGGCGGGCTGCCTTCCATTGCAATGGCGTATCTGGGAGAAGAGATGGAACCGGACAGCCTTGGTGTGGCGATGGGGCTTTACATTAGCGGAAATGCGTTAGGAGCCGTATGCGGAAGGGTCGTTTCCGGTATACTGACGGACATCTTCAACTGGCATGCGGCGATAGGAACGATCAGCTTCATCAGCCTGATAGCCAGCTTTATTTTTTTTGTAAGCCTGCCGAAGTCTCAAAATTTTCATCCGCGTTCGTTGGAAATAGGCAAGCTGCTTGTCTCCCTGACGAACCATCTGAAAGATCCCGGGATGCTGATATTGTTCGGCATCGGATTTCTCATCCTCGGCAGCAATGTCGCCTTGTTTAATTATATCGGTTATGTGCTGACAGCTCCGCCATACTCGCTCAGTCAGACGCTGGTCGGTTGGATCTTTATCGTATTTCTTGTAGGAACGTTCAGCTCTGTTTGGGCAGCGAAGCTGGCGACGAGGCATGGGAGACAAAAGGCGCTTACGTATTCGCTGCTCATTACGCTTGCCGGGGTTATTCTGACTTTGAATTCTCATCTGTGGATAAAGATACTTGGACTGCCCATCATGACATTCGGATTTTTCGGAAGTCATTCCATCGCAAGCGGCTGGGTAGGGCGGCGTGCCCTTCGCGACAAAGCGCAAGCTTCCTCGCTTTATCTGTTTTTTTATTACGCAGGTTCCGGTATCGGAGGGACAATGGCCGGTGGATTTTGGACCTCGTTTGGTTGGGGCGGAGTCGTCGGCATGATCACGGGATTTTTGCTGATAGCGCTCGCGATAGCGTTCCTTCTGGCAAAAGTGGCCCCGGCGGGTTCGGTTCAGACGCGGAATTCAGCGGTTTCATAG
- a CDS encoding ABC transporter ATP-binding protein gives MDEELLRINNLSTEFKTEHGVFPAVSGINLTIKKGEILCIVGESGSGKTVASLSLMQLLPAAGKITSGEIRFEGRDLLKVKKKDMTQYRGKSIAMIFQDPMMALDPVYTCGSQIIEAIRIHEKMSRRGAYKKALELLGHVGIAHPERCMEAYPHELSGGMCQRVSIAMALSCNPKLLIADEPTTALDVTVQAQILDLLKKIRDELNMSIMLITHDLGVVAEMADRVAVMYAGKIMEEGDVRSIFHRPRHPYTQGLIRSIPHLNRTNEKLYSISGTVPSIGSMPSGCRFHPRCPNADETCRQSEPEMLRGDGGTFVRCLKPEMAWREGEAG, from the coding sequence ATGGACGAAGAATTGCTGAGAATCAACAATTTAAGCACGGAATTCAAGACGGAACACGGCGTATTCCCGGCAGTCAGCGGCATCAACCTGACGATAAAAAAAGGTGAAATTTTATGTATTGTCGGCGAGAGCGGCAGCGGCAAAACGGTAGCCTCTCTATCTCTGATGCAGCTGCTTCCGGCGGCGGGGAAAATTACGTCCGGTGAAATCCGGTTTGAAGGCCGCGATCTGCTGAAAGTAAAAAAGAAAGACATGACGCAATATCGGGGCAAGTCTATTGCTATGATTTTCCAAGACCCGATGATGGCGCTGGATCCCGTTTATACGTGCGGCAGTCAAATTATAGAAGCGATTCGCATCCATGAAAAAATGTCGCGTAGAGGCGCATACAAGAAGGCGCTGGAGCTGCTCGGCCATGTCGGAATCGCGCACCCGGAACGGTGCATGGAAGCTTACCCTCATGAGCTGTCGGGCGGGATGTGCCAGCGGGTCAGCATTGCGATGGCGCTTTCGTGCAATCCGAAGCTGCTTATCGCCGATGAACCGACGACCGCTCTTGACGTAACGGTGCAGGCGCAAATCCTCGATTTACTTAAGAAAATCAGAGACGAGCTGAATATGAGCATCATGCTGATCACGCACGATCTGGGAGTTGTGGCGGAGATGGCCGACAGGGTTGCCGTCATGTATGCGGGCAAAATCATGGAGGAGGGCGATGTCAGGTCCATTTTTCACCGGCCTCGGCATCCATATACGCAGGGATTAATCCGATCGATTCCGCACCTGAACCGGACGAATGAAAAACTGTACAGCATCAGCGGCACCGTGCCGAGCATCGGCTCGATGCCGAGCGGCTGCCGGTTCCATCCCCGATGTCCGAATGCGGACGAGACGTGCAGGCAGTCGGAGCCGGAAATGCTGCGGGGGGATGGCGGAACGTTTGTTCGCTGCTTAAAACCGGAAATGGCTTGGAGGGAAGGCGAGGCGGGATGA
- a CDS encoding ABC transporter ATP-binding protein: MNDILLDVKHVKKYFPLKKTIFSGRHGFVKAVDDVSFSIFRGETFGLVGESGCGKSTLSRVIMRLIDADSGEIRFDNSDLLRLKGKELRNQRSKLQMVFQKPFESLNPRQTVGQIIGAPFEIHGVAGGAEKEVKVKRLLELVGLSPQYINRYPHEFSGGQRQRIGIARAIALNPKLIVCDEAVSALDVSIQSQILNLLNDLQKEFGLTYLFISHNLSVVKHMSSRIAVMYLGKIVEIADADELYANARHPYTKALLSAIPVPDPDYNKERIVLSGDVPSPVNPPKGCRFCTRCREAMPICSEVAPDFVKISEKHAVACHLYASGLPTSGSAE; encoded by the coding sequence ATGAACGACATTTTATTGGATGTAAAACACGTCAAAAAATATTTTCCATTGAAAAAAACGATCTTTTCCGGGCGCCATGGATTCGTTAAGGCTGTGGACGATGTCAGTTTCTCGATCTTCAGAGGAGAAACGTTCGGATTGGTAGGCGAATCCGGTTGCGGGAAAAGCACGTTGTCACGGGTCATTATGCGGCTCATCGACGCCGACAGCGGCGAAATCCGTTTCGATAACAGCGATCTGTTAAGGTTGAAGGGCAAGGAACTGAGGAACCAGCGGTCCAAGCTGCAGATGGTGTTCCAGAAGCCGTTTGAGTCGTTGAATCCGCGTCAAACGGTGGGACAAATTATCGGAGCGCCTTTTGAAATCCATGGAGTCGCCGGCGGCGCGGAAAAGGAAGTGAAAGTAAAAAGGCTGCTGGAGCTGGTCGGGCTCAGTCCGCAATATATAAACCGCTATCCGCACGAATTCTCGGGAGGTCAGCGGCAGCGAATCGGAATTGCCCGCGCCATCGCCTTGAATCCGAAGCTTATCGTATGCGATGAAGCCGTGTCCGCCTTGGATGTATCGATTCAATCGCAGATTCTGAATTTGTTAAATGATCTGCAGAAAGAATTCGGATTGACATATTTGTTCATTTCCCATAATTTATCGGTCGTTAAGCATATGAGCAGCAGAATCGCGGTCATGTACCTCGGCAAAATCGTTGAAATCGCCGACGCCGACGAGCTGTATGCGAACGCGAGACATCCGTATACGAAAGCGCTTTTATCGGCTATCCCGGTACCGGATCCCGATTATAACAAGGAGCGGATCGTTTTATCGGGCGACGTTCCGAGTCCGGTCAATCCGCCCAAGGGCTGCCGGTTTTGCACCCGCTGCCGGGAAGCGATGCCGATTTGCAGCGAAGTCGCTCCGGATTTTGTGAAAATCAGCGAAAAGCATGCCGTAGCATGCCATTTATACGCAAGCGGCCTGCCTACGTCCGGCTCTGCGGAATAG
- a CDS encoding ABC transporter permease, whose amino-acid sequence MPYLSTKLLQVIVQVIVVATLVFSLIHFMPGDPAVLVLGTERGADAAAVAEMRHTLGLDRPLMEQYFNWIAKFARFDFGVSLYDTTPVKTYIAQRLPNTIELALVSILLATIIGVPLGIIAALRRQSILDLALSSLAALGVSFPVYVLGAFMILVFSFKLHWLPASGFVAFSDNPGKHMLRLALPAVTLALGLAASIARMTRSSMLEVLNKEFIQTLRAKGVSEWSVIFKHAFRNAIIPVVTIIGLQLGNLIGGTVLLEYLFNWPGMSTLLVKSIASRDYPLIQGCIVVMAAFFILINMLVDLLYGLMDPRVR is encoded by the coding sequence TTGCCATATTTATCAACCAAGCTGCTTCAGGTCATCGTTCAGGTTATCGTAGTGGCCACCTTGGTATTCTCATTGATTCATTTCATGCCGGGAGATCCGGCGGTACTCGTCCTTGGCACGGAACGCGGCGCCGACGCGGCCGCGGTGGCTGAAATGCGTCATACGCTCGGGTTGGACCGGCCGCTGATGGAGCAATATTTCAATTGGATCGCCAAATTTGCGCGTTTTGACTTCGGCGTCTCCCTGTACGATACGACTCCCGTGAAAACGTATATTGCACAGCGGCTGCCGAATACGATCGAACTGGCGCTCGTATCGATCCTATTGGCCACGATCATCGGGGTCCCGCTCGGCATCATCGCGGCTTTACGGCGGCAAAGCATCCTTGACTTGGCTTTATCCTCGCTCGCCGCGCTGGGAGTGTCATTCCCTGTTTATGTGCTCGGCGCGTTTATGATTCTCGTGTTCAGCTTCAAGCTTCATTGGCTGCCGGCCAGCGGCTTCGTGGCATTTTCGGACAATCCCGGCAAACATATGCTTCGCCTCGCCTTGCCTGCGGTTACGCTCGCGCTGGGGCTTGCGGCATCGATCGCCAGAATGACGCGCTCTTCGATGCTGGAGGTGCTGAATAAGGAGTTCATCCAGACCTTAAGAGCCAAAGGGGTTTCCGAATGGTCCGTCATTTTCAAGCACGCCTTTCGCAACGCAATCATACCGGTCGTTACCATTATAGGCTTGCAGCTCGGCAACTTGATCGGCGGCACGGTGCTGCTCGAATATTTGTTCAATTGGCCGGGGATGAGCACACTGCTGGTCAAGTCGATTGCAAGCCGCGATTATCCGCTCATCCAAGGCTGTATCGTCGTCATGGCTGCATTTTTCATCCTGATCAATATGCTGGTCGATCTGCTGTACGGTCTTATGGATCCGAGAGTGCGTTAA
- a CDS encoding ABC transporter permease: MLKKFLRNKMFVVSSLLLLPILIVAAIGPWIIPHDPLELHPDNVLKPSLPGYPLGTDEFGRDILSRLILGIRPSLTVALGSTLLAFALGLLLGTLSGYFRGFVEKTIMRTVDIILCFPPILLALMVVGFWGAGVKNLIVIIGIVYAPHFARIAYSSTLQVKKQEYVESELSLGASHLRVLTGSILPNIMSPLIIQISLTIAAAILLESGLSFLGLGVVPPEPSWGQMIGQSRGYISLNPMYAVWPSLCLGITILAVNLLGDSLRDILDPKLNRS; encoded by the coding sequence ATGCTGAAAAAGTTTTTGCGAAACAAGATGTTCGTCGTCAGCTCGCTCCTATTGCTGCCCATATTGATCGTTGCGGCGATCGGGCCGTGGATTATTCCGCACGACCCGCTGGAGCTGCATCCGGACAACGTGCTGAAGCCGTCGCTGCCGGGTTATCCCTTGGGGACGGACGAATTCGGCAGGGATATTTTGAGCCGATTGATATTGGGAATACGTCCTTCCCTCACCGTCGCTTTAGGCTCCACCTTGCTGGCGTTCGCACTGGGCTTGCTGCTGGGGACACTGTCCGGTTATTTTCGCGGTTTTGTCGAGAAAACGATCATGCGGACCGTGGACATCATATTATGCTTTCCGCCGATCCTGCTGGCGCTTATGGTCGTAGGCTTTTGGGGGGCTGGAGTGAAAAATTTGATCGTCATTATCGGCATCGTCTATGCTCCGCATTTCGCCCGAATTGCGTATTCATCGACCCTTCAGGTCAAAAAGCAGGAATACGTCGAGAGCGAGCTGTCGCTCGGCGCGTCCCATCTGCGCGTATTGACGGGGAGTATTTTGCCCAACATCATGTCCCCGCTTATTATTCAAATCAGTTTGACGATCGCTGCGGCGATTTTGCTGGAATCGGGGCTCAGCTTCCTCGGACTGGGAGTAGTTCCGCCGGAGCCGTCATGGGGACAAATGATCGGACAATCGCGGGGTTATATCAGCTTGAACCCGATGTATGCGGTTTGGCCGTCGCTTTGTCTGGGCATTACGATCCTGGCTGTCAATTTGCTCGGCGACAGTTTGCGGGATATATTGGATCCGAAGCTGAATCGCTCATAA
- a CDS encoding ABC transporter substrate-binding protein: protein MMKALSKVMLLALAVAIIVSGCTSSNTASDATKPETADRKDAQKASELIFGLSGEPATMDPLVQNATHGRTIKLAIYRGLVNYDKEGKLSNELAESYSVSADKKTYTFKLRDAKFQNGDPVTAEDVKFTFERIANPKNNATFRNELSVIDKIEAPDAKTAVFTLKEPYAPLVHYLALPESVIVSKKWTEEKNGDLNANPMGAGPFQFVKWTKGQEFVVKKFDGYYKKDKAKVNSIRFIFYPDENTRVNALKAGDVDLIDYVPWKDAASIEQDPNLKLDSVSGPFMMIQFNTQFAPFSDPRVRKAISYAIDRNTIINTAFNGRGKPIYGLAIPQGYMGYNPKNDNYFEYSVEKAKKLLAEAGYPNGFKARLLSTSQFSYHQQTAVAVQSELKKIGIEVELDLPDWATRTKKNTDGNYDFLIAGTSGDITDADWLSNFYTGGAVRLNNSAYFNDAEINKLLVDGRKEQDEAKRKEIYEKLIDRALDLSPFVYLSWREQAYAMKKNVDGFKNMPGFLSFQSGITLEDAAVK, encoded by the coding sequence ATGATGAAAGCGTTATCGAAAGTTATGCTTCTGGCATTGGCCGTTGCAATCATTGTCAGCGGCTGCACGTCGTCCAATACGGCATCCGATGCGACCAAGCCGGAAACAGCGGACAGGAAGGATGCCCAAAAAGCAAGCGAGCTGATTTTCGGCTTGTCCGGCGAACCGGCAACAATGGATCCGCTTGTGCAAAATGCCACTCACGGAAGGACAATCAAGCTTGCCATTTACCGGGGACTGGTCAATTACGACAAGGAAGGCAAGCTGAGCAACGAGCTGGCGGAGTCCTATTCCGTATCTGCAGACAAGAAAACATACACGTTCAAGCTTCGCGACGCCAAATTCCAAAATGGCGATCCGGTAACGGCCGAAGATGTGAAATTCACCTTCGAACGCATCGCAAATCCGAAAAATAACGCCACGTTCCGCAACGAGCTGTCCGTTATCGACAAAATCGAAGCTCCCGATGCCAAAACCGCAGTTTTTACCCTTAAGGAGCCTTACGCTCCGCTGGTTCACTATTTGGCGCTTCCGGAATCGGTTATCGTATCGAAGAAATGGACGGAGGAGAAAAACGGCGATCTGAACGCAAACCCGATGGGAGCCGGGCCGTTCCAATTCGTGAAGTGGACCAAAGGCCAGGAATTTGTCGTTAAGAAGTTTGACGGTTACTACAAGAAAGATAAAGCGAAAGTGAATTCGATTCGCTTCATTTTCTATCCGGATGAAAATACAAGGGTGAACGCTCTGAAAGCGGGGGACGTCGATTTAATCGACTATGTGCCCTGGAAGGACGCGGCGTCCATTGAGCAGGACCCTAACCTGAAGCTGGATAGCGTCAGCGGTCCGTTCATGATGATTCAGTTCAACACGCAATTTGCGCCGTTCAGCGATCCGCGGGTCAGAAAAGCGATCTCGTATGCGATCGATCGGAATACGATCATCAATACGGCGTTTAACGGAAGAGGCAAGCCCATCTACGGTCTCGCCATACCTCAAGGATATATGGGTTATAACCCGAAGAATGACAACTATTTCGAATACAGCGTCGAAAAGGCGAAGAAGCTGCTTGCGGAAGCCGGATATCCGAACGGCTTCAAAGCGCGCCTGCTGTCTACGTCCCAATTCTCGTATCACCAGCAAACCGCCGTGGCCGTACAGTCCGAGTTGAAAAAGATAGGCATTGAAGTGGAGTTGGATCTTCCCGATTGGGCTACCCGTACGAAGAAAAATACGGACGGCAATTACGATTTTCTCATCGCCGGCACTTCCGGCGACATTACGGACGCAGATTGGCTCAGCAACTTCTATACCGGAGGTGCGGTAAGACTGAACAACTCGGCTTACTTTAACGATGCGGAAATCAACAAATTGCTGGTCGACGGACGCAAAGAGCAGGACGAAGCTAAGCGTAAGGAAATATACGAGAAATTGATCGACCGCGCCCTCGATTTGTCCCCGTTCGTGTACTTGTCCTGGCGCGAGCAGGCATACGCCATGAAGAAAAATGTGGACGGCTTCAAAAATATGCCCGGCTTCCTGTCGTTCCAATCCGGCATTACGCTGGAAGATGCGGCGGTCAAGTAA